The region GTACATTGAAACCGAAAATCGGCTTCCGATTGGAAGCTCTTGTATATTAATACTCAAACTTGCTGGTACAAGCTCTGAGCTTATCCTCAGCATAAGGGCAAAGGTAGCGCGCGCGGACAGTAATGGGCTTGCATTTACATTTGAAGAAATTGATATGGACAGCTTTTTTCACCTAAGAAACGTCTTATATTATAATTCAGGCGATCCAGATAGGATCGATAAAGAAATTAT is a window of Dissulfuribacter thermophilus DNA encoding:
- a CDS encoding PilZ domain-containing protein produces the protein MGIDKRKNLRVVFKTNCSVEPINGDLSPFEADSTKDISLKGMYIETENRLPIGSSCILILKLAGTSSELILSIRAKVARADSNGLAFTFEEIDMDSFFHLRNVLYYNSGDPDRIDKEIIDTQD